One segment of Anopheles stephensi strain Indian chromosome 3, UCI_ANSTEP_V1.0, whole genome shotgun sequence DNA contains the following:
- the LOC118511014 gene encoding LOW QUALITY PROTEIN: microsomal triglyceride transfer protein large subunit (The sequence of the model RefSeq protein was modified relative to this genomic sequence to represent the inferred CDS: deleted 3 bases in 2 codons) has product MTRMMKLYMFLSILLSSFDFGYVAPAFGDAFHVGTEERFDFSNTVLVGNAKNASVSFGYRIQAVIIVGSVWGDEETKLLKIQIQNPTLVSVPDGNVGTTGGMESPFYAWWNLGRIREIYFAPSDTVPARNMKKGIAALFQYQLLDGTYTEEDPSGRCEAKYISHSSTRYHKSKGNCQYDEKRLERTEYALRSSLKTSRNTDFTVSTEGALQKVRSQDYVKYLLNAHDQLGAYYESIMVLNVHGSAQKATTAEGSSIETIVKQLALEGETLLTQEFETPCKDSHCESIISLFKRYKASLANENVGKQASATALVDMVEVARHAKKEDLLRLLKAKSSNEIKGQLLDLLAAVQTVDSHEAAKTELDGSDDDKMFLGERYLQALAVGTRPRKQIIEDLLQLAQNEHRNVKFFDSLIQSLAAVTRRYAQLQGNSYETGIVKKVTALLQERLKECANDFCKLKYIRGLQNLRCPGTVDDLLELAQGSSKAVGVAAMKALRSFSVYLWNDEFRARFEDIFFQVSKRYDSSARTLALDILLDLKPDREELTHLMQFLKSSDKAYEVKQYLLQKLRMIADQCSEFGTMLKSIIESDPVLNNYHVLVPRGLSTALSRKFSTAPSFNASLTSLQEMSGGVLKRGIVDLTLDVDDEKTSLLTLGLYAGGMSSFVSTNDADANENPDEEEDTTAGMELSVQGIAMRPLEFFNGKGELMGHVWSGTASEPTPAYQGITLLQDNGRTISISNGVTLALSATGAVSIDLNGQVTMSLWGRNAQSKVEQNCGISMTGRLSFDTSFSAVDVRFSVEHEPQLHLTSALDFSGDPALCMQLVQPKSSLKQRFVRTIKLVGTEHRASRKTTKTVNLNGLTHVLNRKNNEMCNLISKS; this is encoded by the exons ATGACCAGGATGATGAAGTTGTATATGTTTCTATCTATTCTGTTATCTTCATTCG ACTTCGGATACGTGGCCCCAG CTTTCGGTGATGCCTTTCACGTTGGTACCGAGGAGAGGTTTGATTTTTCCAACACAGTTTTGGTAGGAAATGCAAAAAATGCCTCTGTTTCCTTTGGGTACCGAATTCAGGCCGTCATTATCGTAGGATCGGTATGGGGAGACGAAGAGACTAAACTTTTGAAAATTCAG ATTCAAAATCCTACCCTCGTGAGTGTTCCCGATGGAAACGTTGGAACGACAGGTGGAATGGAATCTCCGTTCTATGCGTGGTGGAACTTGGGCCGAATTAGAGAGATCTATTTTGCACCATCAGATACGGTGCCGGCAAGAAATATGAAGAAGGGCATCGCTGCACTATTCCAATATCAGCTGTTAGATGGAACGTACACTGAGGAAGATCCATCTGGCAGGTGTGAAGCAAAGTACATATCGCACTCCTCCACACGGTACCACAAGTCCAAGGGAAACTGTCAATATGATGAAAAACGGCTAGAAAGGACCGAATATGCTTTGCGCAGTAGTCTGAAGACTTCTCGGAATACGGACTTTACCGTATCTACTGAGGGCGCATTACAAAAAGTGAGGAGCCAAGACTATGTGAAATATTTGCTTAACGCACACGATCAATTGGGAGCCTACTACGAATCAATCATGGTGCTGAACGTGCATGGAAGCGCccagaaagcaacaacagcggaAGGATCAAGCATTGAGACGATTGTTAAACAGCTGGCCTTGGAAGGAGAAACGCTGTTGACGCAAGAGTTCGAAACACCGTGCAAAGATAGCCATTGCGAGAGCATTATCAGTCTATTTAAACGGTACAAAGCATCTCTTGCTAATGAAAATGTCGGTAAACAAGCATCTGCTACTGCACTGGTTGATATGGTTGAGGTTGCGCGCCATGCCAAGAAAGAGGATTTGCTGCGTCTGCTCAAGGCAAAGTCATCGAACGAAATTAAAGGGCAACTGCTAGATCTTCTTGCTGCGGTACAAACGGTAGACTCGCACGAAGCGGCAAAAACAGAA TTGGATGGTTCTGATGACGATAAGATGTTTCTGGGCGAACGCTACCTGCAAGCACTGGCCGTTGGCACAAGGCCGCGGAAGCAAATCATTGAAGATCTTTTGCAACTGGCCCAGAACGAGCATAGGAATGTGAAATTTTTCGACAGTCTCATCCAGAGTTTGGCAGCCGTAACGCGCCGATATGCTCAGCTGCAAGGAAATTCGTATGAAACCGGTATTGTAAAAAAAGTGACCGCATTATTGCAAGAAAGGCTGAAGGAATGTGCAAACGATTTTTGTAAGCTGAAGTATATACGTGGACTACAAAACCTCAGATGTCCCGGAACGGTTGATGATCTGTTGGAGCTCGCACAGGGCTCATCTAAGGCGGTTGGTGTAGCAGCAATGAAAGCTTTGCGATCGTTCTCTGTCTACCTGTGGAATGACGAGTTCAGAGCTAGGTTTGAGGATATTTTCTTCCAGGTGTCCAAACGGTACGATTCCAGCGCACGAACATTGGCGCTAGACATTTTGTTGGATTTGAAACCCGATCGCGAAGAACTGACGCACTTAATGCAGTTTTTGAAATCCAGTGACAAGGCGTATGAAGTGAAGCAATATTTGCTACAAAAGCTTCGGATGATCGCAGACCAATGTTCCGAATTTGGCACGATGCTGAAGAGCATTATCGAAAGTGATCCAGTGCTGAATAACTACCACGTGCTCGTTCCCAGAGGGCTGTCCACAGCGTTGAGTCGTAAATTTTCGACGGCTCCCTCTTTTAACGCGTCTCTCACGAGTTTGCAAGAGATGAGCGGTGGTGTTTTGAAGCGGGGCATCGTTGATTTAACGCTAGACGTAGATGATGAAAAAACGAGCCTACTTACCCTTGGACTGTATGCCGGTGGTATGTCATCGTTCGTTAGCACTAACGATGCCGATGCAAACGAAAATCCCGACGAAGAGGAAGACACGACGGCGGGAATGGAGCTATCGGTACAGGGTATAGCAATGAGGCCGTTGGAATTTTTCAACGGTAAGGGTGAATTGATGGGACACGTTTGGAGCGGAACAGCATCCGAGCCTACACCGGCTTACCAAGGAATCACGTTGTTGCAGGACAACGGAAGAACGATTTCCATCTCA AACGGTGTAACGTTAGCGCTCAGCGCTACCGGCGCTGTATCGATCGATCTCAACGGACAGGTTACTATGAGCCTTTGGGGTCGTAATGCACAGTCCAAAGTGGAGCAAAA CTGTGGCATAAGCATGACCGGCCGGCTATCATTCGATACGTCCTTCTCGGCAGTGGATGTTCGGTTCAGCGTGGAACACGAGCCCCAACTGCATTTGACGTCGGCTCTAGACTTTTCTGGAGATCCAGCTCTGTGCATGCAGCTAGTACAACCGAAGAGTTCGCTCAAACAACGTTTTGTGCGAACGATCAAATTAGTGGGAACAGAGCACCGGGCGTCACGCAAAACCACCAAAACTGTAAATTTGAACGGATTAACGCATGTGCTCAATAGGAAAAACAATGAAATGTGCAATCTTATATCAAAAAGCTGA